The proteins below are encoded in one region of Aphelocoma coerulescens isolate FSJ_1873_10779 chromosome 4, UR_Acoe_1.0, whole genome shotgun sequence:
- the FBXW7 gene encoding F-box/WD repeat-containing protein 7 isoform X8, whose protein sequence is MRNDANCGRLNVKAFASSDSLAKVQEVASWLLEMNQELLSVGSKRRRTGGSLRGNASSSQVDEEQMNRVVEEEEQQQRRQQEEQHIGRNGEIGGEEPGFDGRHESQQEQLEENNNRLITVDEDSTCNQEEDDDEHAGDQEEEVEEEEEMDQDSDDFDQSDDSSREDEHANSNSVTNSNSLTDLPIHQSSPFYLKTKECYTSCTVFHQQLQKV, encoded by the exons ATGAGAAATGATGCCAACTGTGGCAGACTG AATGTGAAGGCATTTGCATCTTCAGATAGCCTAGCCAAGGTCCAAGAAGTAGCAAGCTGGCTTTTGGAAATGAATCAGGAACTGCTCTCTGTGGGCAGCAAGAGGCGGCGAACTGGTGGATCTCTTCGAGGTAATGCTTCCTCAAGCCAAGTAGATGAGGAGCAGATGAATCGAGTCgtagaagaggaggagcagcagcaaagacGACAACAAGAGGAGCAGCACATTGGGAGGAATGGGGAGATAGGAGGAGAAGAACCTGGATTTGATGGCAGGCATGAGTCTCAGCAGGAACAgttagaagaaaataataatagacTTATTACAGTGGATGAAGATTCTACTTGTAACCAAgaagaagatgatgatgaaCATGCTGGTGAtcaagaggaggaggtggaagaggaggaggaaatggacCAGGACAGTGATGATTTTGATCAGTCTGATGACAGCAGTAGAGAAGATGAACATGCTAACAGTAATAGTGTCACAAATTCCAATAGCCTCACGGACTTGCCCATTCACCAGTCATCACCATTCTACCTGAAGACAAAG
- the FBXW7 gene encoding F-box/WD repeat-containing protein 7 isoform X9: protein MRNDANCGRLNVKAFASSDSLAKVQEVASWLLEMNQELLSVGSKRRRTGGSLRGNASSSQVDEEQMNRVVEEEEQQQRRQQEEQHIGRNGEIGGEEPGFDGRHESQQEQLEENNNRLITVDEDSTCNQEEDDDEHAGDQEEEVEEEEEMDQDSDDFDQSDDSSREDEHANSNSVTNSNSLTDLPIHQSSPFYLKTKFVTTRIGKRERT from the exons ATGAGAAATGATGCCAACTGTGGCAGACTG AATGTGAAGGCATTTGCATCTTCAGATAGCCTAGCCAAGGTCCAAGAAGTAGCAAGCTGGCTTTTGGAAATGAATCAGGAACTGCTCTCTGTGGGCAGCAAGAGGCGGCGAACTGGTGGATCTCTTCGAGGTAATGCTTCCTCAAGCCAAGTAGATGAGGAGCAGATGAATCGAGTCgtagaagaggaggagcagcagcaaagacGACAACAAGAGGAGCAGCACATTGGGAGGAATGGGGAGATAGGAGGAGAAGAACCTGGATTTGATGGCAGGCATGAGTCTCAGCAGGAACAgttagaagaaaataataatagacTTATTACAGTGGATGAAGATTCTACTTGTAACCAAgaagaagatgatgatgaaCATGCTGGTGAtcaagaggaggaggtggaagaggaggaggaaatggacCAGGACAGTGATGATTTTGATCAGTCTGATGACAGCAGTAGAGAAGATGAACATGCTAACAGTAATAGTGTCACAAATTCCAATAGCCTCACGGACTTGCCCATTCACCAGTCATCACCATTCTACCTGAAGACAAAG